Genomic DNA from Catellatospora sp. TT07R-123:
CTACGACCCCGGCACCCGGCTGGGCGAGCACGCGTGCCCGTACACGGCCGGGTACTGGGCGTTCCTGGACCGGCACCGCGACGCGCTGCGCGGCAACCACCGGCTGGCCCAGCCGCTGCGGCAGCTCGACCGGCTGGCCGACCTCGACGCCGTCGTCGACCAGGAGCACCGGCGCGGTTCACATGCGCCCTGAACAGCCCGAACGCACCGGCCGGGGCCCGGCGCGCCGCTAGCCTGGACGCGTGGGCGAGACGGTCGACGTGGCGGTGGTCGGGGCGGGCCTGGCCGGGCTGGTGGCGGCCCGGCGGCTGCACGACGCGGGCCTGGACGTGGCGGTGTACGAGGCGGCCGACGATGTCGGCGGGCGGGTGCGCACCGACGAGGTCGACGGATTCCTGCTGGACCGGGGCTTCCAGGTGCTGTGCCCCTCGTATCCGGCGCTGGCCGCCGAGTTCGACGTGCCCGCGCTGCACCTGCGCCCGTTCACGCGCGGGCTGGGCGTGTACTTCCGCGACCACCTGTACCGGCTGCGGCCCGGCCTGTCCGCCCCGGCCGCGGTCCCGGGCGGCCTGCTGCCGCTCGGCGACGCGATCGCCCTGGCCGGGCTGGCCGTACGCGACACGCTGGGCTCCGACCGGCGGCTCAAGCACCGCCCCGACCGCCCGACGCTGGACGAGCTGATCGACGCCGGGATGACACCGGCCGGGGTCGACCGGGTGGTCCGCCCGTTCCTGTCCGGGGTGTTCCTGGAGGACGGGCTGGACACCTCGGGCCGGTTCTTCCACCTCATGTGGCGCACGTTCCTGCGCGGCGGCGCCGGCGTGCCCGCCCAGGGCATGCGGGCGCTGCCCCGGCAGCTGGCCGCGCGGGTGCCCCATGTCCGGGTCGGCGCGAAGGTCACCCGGATCACGCCGCAGGGCCTGGTCGTGGCCGGGATCGGCGAGGTGTCGGCCCGCGCGGTGGTGGTGGCGACCGACGCGGCGACCGCGGCCGACCTGCTGCCCGGCCTGCGCAGGCCGGCCTGGCACGGCGTGACGACCTTCTACCACGACGCCGACCGGGCGCCGCTGGACGAGCCGCTGCTGGTGGTGGACGGGGAGGAGCGGCTGGTGCGCAGCACGGTGGTGCTGTCGGCGGCCGCCGCCGGATACGCCCCGGACGGGCACCACCTGGTCGCGACGTCGGTGCTGGACGTCTCGACCCCGCTGGCCGAGCT
This window encodes:
- a CDS encoding NAD(P)/FAD-dependent oxidoreductase, which gives rise to MGETVDVAVVGAGLAGLVAARRLHDAGLDVAVYEAADDVGGRVRTDEVDGFLLDRGFQVLCPSYPALAAEFDVPALHLRPFTRGLGVYFRDHLYRLRPGLSAPAAVPGGLLPLGDAIALAGLAVRDTLGSDRRLKHRPDRPTLDELIDAGMTPAGVDRVVRPFLSGVFLEDGLDTSGRFFHLMWRTFLRGGAGVPAQGMRALPRQLAARVPHVRVGAKVTRITPQGLVVAGIGEVSARAVVVATDAATAADLLPGLRRPAWHGVTTFYHDADRAPLDEPLLVVDGEERLVRSTVVLSAAAAGYAPDGHHLVATSVLDVSTPLAELDRLVRDRLELLYDTVTSSWPLVEAYRIPQALPAMPAPHPLRRLIRYDRLRYVCGDHRDTSSIQGALISGRRAAQAVLKDLHGQLAGAASQPVSAFGRG